In Gloeocapsa sp. DLM2.Bin57, the following are encoded in one genomic region:
- a CDS encoding GDP-mannose 4,6-dehydratase, with protein MKKALICGVSGQDGAYLAQLLLQKTYQVYGTSRDAQISTFSNLARLGILAEVELYSMSLNDFRSVLQVLKKVQPDEIYNLAGQSSVSLSFDQPVETLESISVGTLNLLEAIRFTDSPIKLYNAGSSECFGDIGDNLATEYTPFRPRSPYAVAKAAAFWQVANYREAYGLFACSGILFNHESPLRPERFVTQKIISTLCRIVQGSSEKLHLGNIDIIRDWGWAEEYVKAMYLMLQQDQADDYVIATGVSYSLKEFIATAFATVGLDWQEHVLSDASLLRPTELMISRANPSKARQKLAWSAGYKMPDIVKMMIKAKIG; from the coding sequence ATGAAAAAAGCCTTAATTTGTGGCGTATCTGGTCAAGATGGAGCATATTTAGCCCAATTACTCCTCCAAAAAACCTACCAAGTCTATGGTACATCCCGAGATGCTCAAATCTCTACCTTTAGCAATCTCGCGCGTTTAGGGATTCTTGCCGAGGTAGAATTATATTCTATGTCCCTCAATGATTTTCGCAGTGTTTTACAAGTCTTAAAAAAAGTCCAACCCGACGAGATTTATAATTTAGCTGGTCAAAGTTCCGTTAGTCTTTCTTTTGATCAACCAGTAGAAACCCTAGAAAGTATCTCTGTGGGGACACTCAATTTATTAGAAGCGATTCGCTTTACCGATAGTCCTATTAAACTCTATAATGCCGGATCTAGTGAATGTTTTGGTGATATTGGGGATAACTTAGCTACTGAATATACCCCTTTTCGTCCCAGAAGTCCTTACGCAGTGGCTAAAGCCGCCGCTTTTTGGCAAGTTGCTAACTATCGAGAAGCTTACGGTTTATTCGCTTGTTCTGGTATTTTATTTAATCATGAATCTCCTTTAAGACCAGAAAGATTTGTTACCCAAAAAATTATTAGTACCCTCTGTCGGATTGTACAGGGAAGTTCAGAAAAGTTACACTTAGGCAATATTGATATTATTAGAGATTGGGGTTGGGCTGAAGAATACGTTAAAGCCATGTATTTAATGCTACAACAAGATCAAGCAGATGATTATGTTATCGCTACAGGTGTAAGTTACTCCCTTAAAGAGTTTATCGCCACAGCTTTTGCTACAGTAGGTTTAGATTGGCAAGAGCATGTTTTAAGTGATGCGAGTTTATTACGTCCCACAGAATTAATGATTAGTCGGGCTAATCCCAGTAAAGCTAGGCAAAAATTAGCCTGGTCAGCAGGGTATAAAATGCCCGATATTGTTAAAATGATGATTAAGGCAAAAATTGGCTAA
- a CDS encoding glycosyltransferase translates to MSQPEIAAIICTHNRDNYLGGAIDSLLEQDYSNYEIIVIDNASSDRTPEVVRSRLDNPKLKYIYEPELGLSIARNRGAKETDAEIIAYLDDDAIASPQWLREIVTAYRDNPQLAIAGGKVTLIFPEGINKPNWLSDNLAGGLGAYNLGDKPIEINNPNLTPRGVNYSIRRSCLEQLGGFDINLGRIGKKLLSNEELYMTEKAIKKGWSVMYLPQAIVAHNVAPERLKPDWFLRRSWWQGVSEYYREEANLQQGMSQLTRGGERLVRGLSKSILDPQESFAHLVYAYGQIGYLSLVMQNLVKPRQR, encoded by the coding sequence ATGAGTCAACCTGAAATAGCAGCTATTATCTGTACACACAATCGAGATAATTATTTAGGTGGGGCGATCGATAGTTTACTAGAACAAGATTATAGTAATTATGAAATAATAGTTATAGATAACGCCTCAAGCGATCGCACCCCGGAAGTAGTTAGATCCAGACTAGATAATCCTAAGCTAAAATATATTTATGAACCAGAACTAGGACTATCCATAGCTCGTAATCGTGGTGCAAAAGAAACCGACGCCGAAATTATAGCATATCTCGATGATGACGCTATAGCTAGTCCACAATGGTTAAGAGAAATTGTCACAGCTTATCGAGACAATCCCCAATTAGCGATCGCAGGTGGAAAAGTCACCCTCATCTTTCCCGAAGGTATAAACAAACCTAACTGGTTATCAGATAATTTAGCAGGTGGGTTAGGCGCTTATAATTTGGGAGATAAGCCAATAGAGATTAACAATCCCAACTTAACCCCAAGAGGAGTCAACTACTCTATTAGACGCAGTTGTTTAGAACAACTCGGAGGTTTTGACATTAATCTAGGTAGAATTGGTAAAAAACTTCTTTCTAACGAAGAATTATACATGACCGAGAAAGCCATCAAAAAGGGTTGGTCAGTGATGTACTTACCCCAAGCCATTGTAGCCCATAACGTTGCTCCAGAACGTCTTAAACCTGATTGGTTTTTACGTCGTAGTTGGTGGCAAGGAGTAAGCGAGTATTATCGAGAAGAAGCTAACCTGCAACAAGGTATGTCTCAACTAACTAGAGGAGGAGAAAGATTAGTTAGAGGTTTATCTAAATCCATTCTCGATCCCCAAGAAAGTTTTGCTCATCTGGTTTATGCTTATGGTCAAATTGGTTATCTCAGTCTAGTTATGCAAAACCTAGTCAAACCGCGTCAAAGATGA
- a CDS encoding glycosyltransferase gives MPKVTICIPTYNRSQYLAYAVNSVWQQTYSDFELIICDDASVDDTPELVKQWRDDRLKYIRQPLNIGRSRNMRTGFTAAKGEYFLKFDDDDGITPDFLAKTVARLDNHPEVDFVCTNHWIIASDSQRMKDATQLNIAKWGKDKLSEGIIPDLIEQTFDYQSLQMGSTLFRLTSLQEVDYLRSQADGCEDFDLLVRLAIAGKTGYFLPELLMEYRFHQQQTSLKQDIHFLSAKAFCLNDYRFSTPELEKRRLVKLAQTQQALGLRLIEQGEVKQGRQLLNFSRDILGNSAKLYGGWLLSYLPNEITKFTLSFLRQLRPQNYTEQVRTASMS, from the coding sequence ATGCCTAAAGTTACAATTTGTATTCCTACTTATAATCGTTCCCAATATCTAGCATACGCGGTTAATAGTGTCTGGCAACAAACCTATAGTGATTTTGAACTAATTATCTGTGATGATGCTTCTGTTGATGATACTCCAGAGCTGGTTAAACAATGGAGAGACGATCGCCTTAAATATATCAGACAACCTCTGAATATCGGTAGAAGTCGTAATATGCGCACAGGATTTACCGCAGCTAAGGGAGAATATTTTCTGAAATTTGACGATGATGACGGGATTACTCCTGATTTTTTGGCGAAAACTGTAGCTAGACTTGATAATCACCCCGAGGTTGATTTTGTCTGTACTAATCATTGGATTATTGCTAGTGATAGTCAGAGAATGAAAGATGCAACTCAATTGAATATAGCTAAATGGGGAAAGGATAAACTCAGTGAGGGAATTATTCCTGATTTAATCGAGCAAACCTTTGATTATCAAAGTTTACAAATGGGTTCTACCCTTTTTCGTTTAACTTCTCTACAAGAGGTGGATTATTTACGCTCTCAAGCTGATGGTTGTGAGGATTTTGATTTGTTGGTAAGATTGGCGATCGCTGGTAAAACTGGTTATTTCTTACCTGAGTTATTGATGGAGTATCGTTTTCATCAACAACAAACTAGTCTTAAACAAGATATTCATTTTCTGTCTGCAAAAGCTTTTTGTCTCAATGATTATCGTTTCTCTACTCCTGAGTTAGAAAAGCGACGTCTAGTTAAATTAGCACAAACTCAACAAGCTTTGGGGTTAAGATTAATTGAACAAGGAGAAGTCAAACAAGGTCGTCAATTATTAAACTTCTCTAGAGATATTCTGGGTAATTCTGCTAAACTCTATGGGGGCTGGTTGTTATCCTATCTTCCTAATGAGATCACTAAATTTACTCTCAGTTTTTTGCGTCAATTGCGCCCTCAAAATTATACTGAACAAGTCCGAACCGCATCAATGTCATAA
- a CDS encoding polyribonucleotide nucleotidyltransferase produces the protein MTEIDRSISFDGRDIRIRTGVLAPQAGGSVLIQSGDTSVLVTATRTPGREGVDFLPLIVDYEERLYAVGRIPGGFLRREGRPPEKATLISRLIDRPLRPLFPSWLKDDIQIVATTLSLDEEVPPDVLAVTGASLAVLLAKIPFAGPMAAVRVGLIGDEFIINPNYQEVEQGELDLVVAGTPDGVVMVEAGANQLPEQDIIEAIDFGYEAVQELIKKQLELVQELGREAEVSEPVATNQELKDYLEAKAAEGIKEILTQYHLSKQERDEKLDAIKEKVLNEDIAALPEEDSLKLVVKEDAKLFSNLFKDLTKKLMRRQIIEDRIRVDGRKLDEVRPISCQVGILPRRVHGSALFNRGLTQVLSLATLGTPGDAQELVDDLHPDDEKRYLHHYNFPPFSVGETKPMRSPGRREIGHGALAERALVPVLPPQDQFPYVLRVVSEVLSSNGSTSMGSVCGSTLALMDAGVPIIKPVSGAAMGLIKEGDEVRILTDIQGIEDFLGDMDFKVAGTDTGITALQMDMKITGLPMKVVAEAIQQAKPARLHILEKMLSVISTPATTLSPYAPRLLTIKIDPELIGLVIGPGGKTIKGITEQTGAKIDISDDGTVTISALEGEKGEQAKKLIYNMTRKLNEGDVYVGQVTRIIQIGAFVEVIPGKEGMIHISQLAEGRVARVEDELAVGDEVVVKVREIDSKGRLNLTRLGIHPDEAAAARAAAQSL, from the coding sequence ATGACAGAAATCGATAGATCTATATCCTTTGATGGTAGGGATATCAGGATCAGAACAGGTGTGCTAGCTCCTCAAGCGGGAGGATCTGTATTAATACAGTCAGGTGATACCTCGGTTTTAGTGACAGCGACTCGTACTCCAGGGAGGGAGGGAGTTGATTTTTTACCCCTGATCGTAGATTATGAAGAGAGACTCTACGCAGTAGGCAGAATTCCAGGGGGGTTTTTAAGAAGAGAAGGAAGACCACCAGAAAAAGCTACTTTAATTAGTCGATTAATCGATCGCCCTCTACGTCCTTTATTTCCAAGTTGGTTAAAAGATGATATTCAGATAGTCGCTACTACTCTATCTTTAGACGAAGAAGTACCACCAGATGTTTTAGCGGTTACAGGAGCTTCTTTAGCGGTTTTACTAGCTAAAATACCTTTTGCAGGTCCAATGGCTGCGGTAAGAGTGGGGTTAATCGGAGATGAGTTTATCATTAACCCTAATTATCAAGAGGTAGAACAAGGTGAGTTAGATCTAGTCGTAGCAGGGACTCCAGATGGAGTAGTGATGGTAGAAGCAGGAGCAAATCAACTACCAGAACAAGATATCATCGAAGCGATCGACTTTGGTTATGAAGCGGTACAGGAATTAATTAAAAAACAACTAGAATTAGTCCAAGAGTTGGGCAGAGAAGCCGAGGTAAGTGAACCTGTCGCCACAAATCAAGAACTCAAGGATTATCTAGAAGCTAAAGCAGCTGAAGGAATTAAAGAGATTTTGACTCAGTATCATCTGAGTAAACAAGAACGAGATGAGAAGTTAGACGCGATTAAAGAAAAAGTCCTCAACGAGGATATCGCCGCTTTACCAGAAGAAGATAGCCTTAAATTGGTGGTTAAGGAAGATGCTAAGCTTTTCTCTAATCTGTTCAAGGATTTAACCAAAAAATTGATGCGTCGTCAAATCATCGAAGACAGAATCAGGGTGGATGGTCGTAAATTAGACGAAGTGCGTCCTATTTCTTGTCAAGTGGGTATCTTACCGAGAAGGGTTCATGGTAGTGCTTTGTTTAACAGAGGTTTAACCCAAGTACTCTCTCTAGCTACCCTAGGAACTCCAGGAGATGCTCAAGAGTTAGTAGATGATTTACACCCTGATGACGAAAAACGTTATCTACATCATTACAACTTCCCTCCTTTTTCTGTGGGCGAAACTAAACCGATGCGATCGCCAGGACGTCGAGAAATAGGACATGGTGCCTTAGCGGAAAGAGCTTTAGTTCCCGTCTTACCACCCCAAGATCAGTTCCCTTATGTTCTCAGAGTTGTATCAGAAGTATTATCTTCTAACGGTTCAACCTCCATGGGCTCTGTCTGTGGTTCAACTTTAGCCTTGATGGATGCAGGTGTTCCCATTATTAAACCCGTTAGTGGTGCAGCGATGGGGTTAATTAAAGAGGGAGACGAAGTGAGAATTCTCACAGATATTCAAGGTATCGAAGATTTTCTCGGGGATATGGACTTTAAGGTAGCGGGTACAGATACTGGTATTACTGCTTTACAAATGGATATGAAAATCACCGGATTACCCATGAAAGTAGTAGCTGAAGCTATTCAACAAGCTAAACCTGCGCGTCTGCATATTTTGGAGAAGATGCTCAGCGTCATTAGTACTCCTGCAACAACATTATCTCCCTATGCCCCCCGTTTATTAACCATCAAAATTGATCCTGAATTAATTGGTTTAGTGATCGGACCTGGTGGTAAAACGATTAAAGGTATCACCGAACAAACAGGAGCTAAAATCGATATTAGCGATGATGGTACAGTGACTATCTCTGCTTTAGAAGGAGAAAAAGGAGAACAAGCTAAAAAGCTAATCTATAACATGACTCGTAAACTTAACGAAGGAGATGTTTACGTAGGTCAAGTCACACGCATCATTCAGATTGGGGCTTTTGTAGAGGTTATCCCTGGTAAAGAAGGAATGATTCATATCTCTCAATTAGCCGAAGGAAGAGTCGCTAGGGTAGAAGATGAACTAGCAGTTGGAGATGAGGTAGTAGTTAAAGTACGAGAAATCGACTCTAAAGGTCGTCTCAACTTAACTCGTCTGGGTATTCACCCCGATGAAGCAGCTGCAGCACGCGCCGCGGCACAATCTCTGTAA
- a CDS encoding PDZ domain-containing protein gives MVIKKRGLVLGATAFFLTSVAVAGTGIRLSQTQAFFRESPKELVDEVWQIVNRQYVDATFNQVDWREIRQEYLERDYATKEEAYEAIKEMLETLEDPYTRFMNPEEFNNMKVDTSGELTGVGIQIAQDEETNHLIVVSPIEDTPAFDAGILAKDIITKIDGVSTEGMDVNEAVTLIRGKPGTEVTLTIKRGDRQIDYPLTRASIQIHPVKARIEETDQGRIGYIRLTQFSAQASKEMKEAIQSLNEENVVGFVLDLRSNPGGLLISSVEIARMWFNEGRIVSTVDRLGESERYSANNTALTDKPLVILVDGGSASASEILAGALQDHDRAVIVGTQTFGKGLVQSVRGLGDGSGLSVTIAKYLTPDGRDINKEGIAPDIIYEMTEEERKALQLERDKIGTVEDPQFSKALDVLFQEVARANMEAKN, from the coding sequence ATGGTTATCAAAAAAAGAGGACTAGTGCTAGGGGCTACAGCCTTCTTTCTAACTAGTGTAGCAGTAGCGGGTACAGGCATCAGATTATCACAGACTCAAGCCTTCTTTCGTGAAAGTCCCAAAGAATTGGTTGACGAAGTCTGGCAAATAGTCAATCGTCAATACGTAGATGCAACCTTTAATCAAGTAGATTGGCGAGAAATACGCCAAGAATATCTAGAGCGGGATTATGCTACTAAAGAAGAAGCATACGAAGCAATCAAGGAAATGCTGGAAACTCTCGAAGATCCCTATACACGCTTCATGAATCCTGAAGAATTCAACAACATGAAGGTTGACACCTCGGGAGAATTAACAGGAGTAGGGATACAAATCGCTCAAGATGAAGAAACAAATCACCTGATAGTAGTTTCTCCTATAGAAGATACCCCCGCTTTTGACGCAGGAATACTGGCTAAAGATATTATTACTAAAATTGACGGTGTCAGTACCGAAGGAATGGACGTCAATGAAGCGGTTACCTTGATTCGTGGTAAACCAGGTACAGAAGTAACCCTGACCATCAAAAGAGGCGATCGCCAAATAGATTACCCCCTAACCAGAGCTAGTATTCAAATTCACCCCGTTAAAGCACGTATAGAAGAAACAGATCAAGGTAGAATCGGTTATATTCGCTTAACCCAATTTAGCGCTCAAGCTTCTAAAGAAATGAAAGAAGCGATCCAATCTCTTAATGAAGAAAATGTGGTTGGTTTTGTCTTAGACTTGCGTTCTAATCCTGGTGGGTTACTTATTTCTAGTGTAGAAATAGCCAGAATGTGGTTCAACGAAGGACGTATAGTCTCTACCGTCGATCGCTTGGGGGAATCAGAGCGTTATAGTGCTAATAACACTGCTTTAACCGATAAACCTTTGGTAATTTTAGTAGATGGTGGCTCAGCTAGTGCTAGTGAAATACTCGCAGGAGCATTACAGGATCACGACCGCGCGGTCATAGTAGGTACTCAAACCTTTGGCAAAGGATTAGTACAATCAGTAAGAGGTTTAGGGGATGGCTCTGGTTTATCGGTAACTATCGCTAAATACTTAACTCCTGATGGTCGAGATATCAATAAAGAAGGGATAGCTCCTGATATAATTTATGAGATGACGGAAGAAGAGCGAAAAGCCCTACAGCTAGAACGTGATAAAATCGGCACAGTAGAAGACCCCCAATTTAGTAAAGCTTTAGATGTACTCTTTCAAGAAGTAGCTAGAGCTAATATGGAAGCGAAAAACTAA
- the purD gene encoding phosphoribosylamine--glycine ligase, which yields MKILVIGNGGREHALSWKLLKSEQVEQVFVAPGNGGTANLAKCQNLPLTVEDFAGIAQAVTTYGIDLVVVGPELPLSLGITDYLQKQTKVKIFGPSKLGSQLEGSKSWSKALMQSAGIPTAQGATFTNPRDAKSYIQAQGAPIVVKADGLAAGKGVTVAMTIAEATEAVENLFQANPKSLVVIEEYLEGEEVSILALTDGKTIRTLLPAQDHKRIGEGDTGNNTGGMGAYTPAPLVDEQLSQQIHQQVLEPVLKELQARDIDYRGVIYAGLMITPQKQIKVLEFNSRFGDPETQAILPLLATPLEQVLLACANQTLEQLPALSWDQGSAICVVIASGGYPSNYEPGKRITGIATAAEQGVIVFHAGTKIEQTGELVTAGGRVLNVVATGENFKQAQAKVYQGVEQIDFEGKYYRRDIGYRLFQNS from the coding sequence GTGAAGATTTTAGTCATTGGTAATGGTGGGCGAGAACACGCCCTCAGTTGGAAATTACTCAAATCAGAGCAAGTAGAACAAGTATTTGTAGCACCAGGTAACGGTGGAACAGCAAACCTAGCAAAATGTCAAAATCTCCCCCTAACAGTAGAAGACTTTGCAGGTATAGCTCAAGCAGTAACAACCTATGGGATTGATTTAGTAGTAGTAGGACCCGAATTGCCTCTCTCATTAGGTATTACTGACTACTTGCAAAAGCAGACAAAGGTGAAAATATTTGGACCTAGCAAACTCGGATCACAACTAGAAGGGAGTAAATCCTGGTCAAAAGCACTGATGCAAAGTGCAGGAATACCCACAGCACAGGGAGCAACATTTACCAACCCTAGAGACGCTAAATCATATATACAAGCACAGGGAGCACCTATTGTCGTCAAAGCAGACGGATTAGCAGCAGGAAAAGGAGTAACCGTAGCTATGACGATCGCCGAAGCAACAGAAGCGGTAGAAAATCTCTTTCAAGCTAACCCCAAAAGCTTAGTAGTTATCGAAGAATATCTCGAAGGAGAAGAAGTCTCTATCTTAGCTTTAACCGACGGTAAAACCATTCGTACCCTCTTACCCGCTCAGGATCATAAACGTATAGGAGAAGGAGACACGGGGAACAATACAGGAGGAATGGGAGCTTATACACCAGCACCCCTGGTAGATGAGCAGTTAAGTCAGCAAATTCACCAACAAGTATTAGAGCCAGTACTTAAAGAACTACAAGCAAGAGACATAGACTATAGAGGGGTTATTTATGCAGGATTAATGATTACTCCTCAAAAACAAATCAAAGTGTTAGAATTTAATAGTCGCTTCGGAGATCCAGAAACCCAAGCAATTCTACCTTTGTTAGCAACACCTCTAGAGCAAGTACTTCTAGCTTGTGCTAACCAAACACTAGAGCAACTCCCAGCTTTGAGCTGGGATCAAGGCTCAGCAATATGTGTAGTGATAGCATCAGGAGGCTATCCGAGTAACTATGAACCAGGAAAAAGAATTACAGGAATTGCTACAGCAGCAGAACAAGGGGTGATCGTCTTTCACGCAGGGACAAAAATTGAGCAAACAGGAGAATTAGTAACCGCAGGAGGAAGAGTACTCAATGTAGTAGCAACAGGGGAAAACTTCAAACAAGCACAAGCCAAAGTATATCAAGGAGTCGAGCAAATCGATTTTGAGGGGAAATATTACCGTCGCGATATCGGTTATCGACTATTTCAGAATTCTTAA
- a CDS encoding CsbD family protein — protein MGLFDNLFNRAEATSKKVEGKIQEETGKLTDNPADQIEGKAKQVQGEAMEKIEEVKQSVEKAKDEAVKNLKEFTENMQ, from the coding sequence ATGGGATTATTTGATAATCTCTTCAATAGAGCTGAAGCAACCAGCAAAAAAGTAGAAGGGAAAATACAAGAAGAAACAGGAAAATTAACCGATAATCCAGCAGATCAAATCGAAGGTAAAGCAAAACAAGTTCAAGGAGAAGCCATGGAAAAAATAGAAGAGGTTAAGCAATCAGTAGAAAAAGCCAAAGATGAAGCGGTTAAAAACTTAAAAGAATTCACCGAAAATATGCAATAA
- the trmB gene encoding tRNA (guanosine(46)-N7)-methyltransferase TrmB produces the protein MVRVRVRQHVNPLSFKYQQPLDIPDWSNIYAELNQPLHLDLGAARGKFLQSLAQIHSNYNYLGLEIREPLVKAANLETEELGLNNVYFLFANANNYIGKILASIPELKLQVITIQFPDPWFKTRHSKRQIVQPDLVKVLLEYLQPEGIIFLQSDVHKVAEYMSQQFLNYPDFTEKFSHSWLDNNPFPVATEREKLTLAQNQPVYRILIKKQA, from the coding sequence ATGGTTAGAGTTAGAGTTCGTCAACACGTCAACCCCTTAAGTTTTAAATATCAACAACCCCTAGATATCCCTGATTGGTCTAATATTTATGCTGAACTTAATCAACCTTTACATCTAGATTTAGGAGCAGCTCGCGGTAAATTTTTACAATCTTTAGCTCAAATTCACAGTAATTATAATTATTTAGGTCTAGAAATTCGTGAACCCTTAGTCAAAGCTGCCAACCTAGAAACAGAAGAATTAGGCTTAAATAATGTTTATTTTCTTTTTGCTAATGCTAATAACTATATAGGCAAAATTTTAGCATCCATACCAGAATTAAAATTGCAAGTTATTACTATACAATTTCCCGACCCCTGGTTTAAAACACGTCACAGTAAACGTCAAATAGTGCAACCAGATTTAGTCAAAGTCTTACTAGAATACTTACAACCAGAAGGGATTATCTTTCTCCAATCAGACGTTCACAAAGTAGCTGAATACATGAGTCAACAATTTTTAAACTATCCTGATTTTACCGAAAAATTTAGTCACTCATGGTTAGATAATAATCCCTTTCCCGTAGCTACAGAAAGAGAAAAACTTACCCTCGCTCAAAATCAACCAGTCTATCGTATCTTAATAAAAAAACAAGCTTAA
- a CDS encoding metallophosphoesterase → MSCNYRFAIISDPHVGIPETIDKNANRFHLIEVSIPALEKVLEHLEQLNIDFLLLPGDLTQDGEKENHQWLKQRLERLPFPAYVIPGNHDVRYLEQYENYIGLRDFPSYYQKFGYSNPEQLYYSQEIAPGLQLIGLNSTQFSEDGRQLGCLDQEQLTWLETTLAELTDKLVLVMIHHNVIEHLPGQSIHQLGQRYMLANASELKQILRKYGVKLIFTGHLHVQDVASEDGLTEITTGSTVSYPHPYRILDLQYDHREIIKLTISSHRVKSVPGWDNLELNSRESMAQKSDSFMLKLLMGYPLYLSAAEATPLTPYLRYFWSDIAAGDSLFDFAHLPPRVGEYLEQFGAISPEGYPNLVDNHASFLLPR, encoded by the coding sequence ATGAGTTGTAATTATCGTTTTGCTATTATTAGCGATCCCCATGTAGGAATTCCCGAAACAATTGATAAAAATGCTAATCGGTTTCATTTAATTGAAGTGAGTATCCCTGCATTGGAGAAAGTCTTAGAACATTTAGAACAGCTTAACATAGATTTTCTGTTATTACCTGGAGATTTAACCCAAGATGGTGAAAAGGAGAATCACCAATGGTTAAAACAACGTTTAGAAAGGTTACCTTTTCCTGCTTATGTTATCCCTGGTAATCATGATGTGCGTTATTTAGAACAATACGAAAATTATATAGGGTTAAGGGATTTTCCCTCTTATTATCAAAAGTTCGGTTACTCTAATCCTGAACAACTCTATTATAGTCAGGAAATTGCTCCTGGTTTACAGCTAATTGGACTCAATTCCACTCAGTTTAGTGAAGATGGCAGACAATTAGGATGTTTGGATCAAGAGCAATTAACCTGGTTAGAGACAACTTTAGCAGAATTAACCGATAAATTAGTCTTGGTAATGATCCATCATAACGTAATTGAACATCTACCCGGACAATCTATCCACCAATTAGGACAACGGTATATGTTGGCTAATGCGTCAGAGTTGAAGCAAATTTTAAGGAAATATGGGGTTAAATTAATTTTCACAGGACATTTACACGTCCAAGATGTAGCTTCTGAAGATGGCTTAACGGAGATTACCACGGGTTCAACCGTTAGTTATCCTCATCCTTATCGTATCCTAGATTTACAATACGACCATAGGGAGATAATTAAATTAACTATCTCTTCTCATCGAGTTAAATCTGTTCCAGGTTGGGATAACCTAGAGTTAAATTCTAGGGAGTCTATGGCGCAAAAATCTGACTCTTTTATGCTGAAATTGTTAATGGGTTATCCTCTGTATTTATCTGCAGCTGAAGCTACTCCTCTGACTCCCTATTTACGTTATTTTTGGTCTGATATCGCAGCTGGAGATAGTTTATTTGATTTTGCTCATTTACCACCGAGAGTAGGTGAATATTTGGAACAATTTGGCGCTATAAGTCCAGAAGGATACCCTAATTTGGTGGATAATCATGCTAGCTTTTTGCTTCCTCGTTAG
- a CDS encoding DUF3177 family protein, translating into MPNLEQIDSVFLEKLVWTDYRLAVIFMVILPLLLLLAAFLSKTECVKWSLIIYWRVASLLMITVYLMIASFPFSFLTGLAARVLIPISLWFWQDLNEEIRDLPKSVFKLVFNSWRWAVTIYCIAGVLLTIPFWNCAFSTGIKDIPSCRVWLQPPWGYKELMHPNGDPGVLGFFGIMGLVVYVLYLLYFIFVRLGKQGRTALEP; encoded by the coding sequence ATGCCTAACCTTGAGCAAATAGATTCAGTTTTTTTAGAGAAGTTAGTCTGGACTGATTATCGTCTAGCGGTTATTTTTATGGTTATCTTACCGCTATTGCTTTTGCTTGCTGCTTTTCTGAGTAAGACTGAATGTGTCAAATGGTCATTAATTATTTATTGGCGCGTTGCTAGTTTGTTGATGATCACGGTTTATCTGATGATCGCTTCTTTTCCCTTCAGCTTTCTTACTGGTTTAGCTGCGCGGGTATTGATTCCTATTTCTCTGTGGTTTTGGCAAGATTTAAACGAGGAAATCAGGGATTTACCGAAAAGTGTGTTCAAGCTGGTATTTAACTCTTGGCGTTGGGCGGTTACTATCTATTGTATCGCGGGAGTCTTGTTGACTATTCCTTTCTGGAATTGTGCTTTTAGTACGGGAATTAAGGATATCCCCTCCTGTAGAGTTTGGTTGCAACCACCTTGGGGTTATAAGGAGTTGATGCACCCCAATGGCGATCCCGGGGTTTTGGGATTTTTCGGGATCATGGGGCTAGTGGTTTATGTACTTTATTTACTCTATTTTATCTTTGTACGCTTAGGAAAACAAGGAAGAACGGCTTTAGAACCTTGA